The window acaatatacaacccgACTTTCTTATCCTCACTCCGGTTAACtatccatctcattccacatttattcaCTCCaataatcgacctctcatatgtGACTTTATACTTTCACTTcagtcaaatcaaccatctctgACATTATTAATCTCTTTTACATTCACTGTGACCATCAATCCTCAACcgacctcttatctcgtgactcATCTCCTCAcaaattttacaatatacaacctgATTTTTTTATCCACACTTTGGCTAACTAAATATTTCATTCCACGGTTATCCATCATAATCGACCTTTCATATCGTGACATTACACTTTCATTTCAGTCAAATCAACTCATCTCCAACATTACTAATCTATTATACCCTCACTTTGGTCCATTAGTCCCCTAATCGACCTCTTATTGCGTGACCTTACTTACTTCGAttaaccaacaatctcattccatatttttatctaCCAAtttcaattgacctctcatctcaaGACTTTACTTTCATTTCGGCCAAACAACTCacctcctcacatattttacagtAAATAACATGACTTACTTATCATCACTTTGActgaccaaccatctcattccacatttatccacctaATCGGATCTTTCATATagtgaccttacacttttactttagttcattatcaatctcttttactctcactttggTTCATCAATCTCCAATCATCCTCTCATCGTGCGACATtctcacttcgactaaccaaccatctcattccacatttttattcaccaatctcaatcgacctctcatctcgagatttttattttcattttagtcaaacaacccatcttctcacatattttataataaacacCCCAATTTGCTTATATCCTCACTTTGATTGATCAAcattctcattccacatttatccacctaATCGGACCTTTCATATCATGACCTTACAATTTCACTTTAGTGCATTACCAATCTCTCTTACTCTTACTCTCTCTCTGGCCCACCAATctccaatcgacctctcatcgtGTGGCATTCTTacttcgactaaccaaccatctccTTTTACATTTTTATCCACCAATCTCAACCGACCTCTCATCTCAagattttactttcatttcagtCAAACAACacatctcctcacatattttataataaacaacCTGTATTTTTACTATGAGGATCAGGATATGTCCCGATCCCCAATTCTAAAATTTGTAATGTAACCAAGATATTGGGTTTTCATCTATCAATAACACAattgttctttctttcttgtattCTTGTTTTGATTTCTTGATTAGAGTTCAACAATGGCTCTCAAGTAATTGAATGATAGCTTATAGATGTCTTGAAGATTAGACTGTTGGATTTTGGTTACGAGATGGGATGATTCATCATTGATTGATCAGCCAGCTAGAGACAGTAATTAAGGTGTAGAATCGAAATATGTACGTAGCTAATTTGATCAATAGAGaaaaaaacaagaagaagaatgtTGCTCGCAATTCAAAAGAAAGTTTTTGAATGATGGTTTTCCGGCGTAATATCAAAGAGCGAGAGATTATATCATAGTGGCAAACACAACAATACTGCTAACCTAAAATGGGGTGAAGGTTAAATAAAATGTACCTGATGCTTTGTTTAGTTAATTGAACATCGGAGTTGCCTTTCTTGACGTATCCATGCGGAGCTTGCCTCTGTATCGCATCCGCCGCCTGTTACCGCGATCTGATGGAAAATGAGGTTTACGGCGAGAATGACGATTACGACAACCAATCTGAGCTTGAAGGCCACAATCGAGCAGTTCAATTTTGACGATGTTACCTCCTTCGATACAAAGTTAAATGAGATGAGAAACTGTTAGCTCTTAGTTAAGAAATTGGGGAGGAAACTGTGACCGTCTGTTTGATGATGATAAGATGAGAGAGATGCAATCGGAAAAAACGAGAAACCCCGGGAGAAGATTGAATTTTACTGAAGAAATtcatatttaagtttttatacctaaatagaattttacaactttaaaaacaaatttgacacTTTTATCCAAATTTATACCTAAAATTGACATTCATTCCATAACAAAATAGAGTAGGTATAATTcttaaaatgacaaaattttAGAAGAGttctaaatttaacaaaatttaccaacaaaaatctcatatttttcatttatctgctaataaaaaaagtataaaaatagaGATATTGGTCaggggaaattggacgaaatgaccctaaagaagTATATATTTACATCTGTTGTGACctgataatttttattgctctggtaaccactttattttttttggacgaaaatacccttttcgcgtaacgcgaagggaattttttttatataaatacttaaattttttcatttcgtcattttctttctctctctcttccctctcgtctctctcttctcttgacGGCACGGTGGCACGGCGGCGGAggaaccctaaacctaaacgaacacattatacagatcgacgacgaaaactcgttctaatatcaggtgattggatcgatttatattattatttccaTTGTGTTCatctttaaaccctaaatcatgagatttttttattgtttatcttggttgttcatcttgtcgATGATATGTTTGCAGTTGATGATACTCTGATtcggttccgtttcagggaagattcatttgattttcgcgacttcacgtttcgcgaaggctTTCACGTTTCACGAAGagcttcacgtttcgcgaaggcctAGACGGTCAATGAGCCCTAATTTGTAAGTCAATAACTTCTTCAGGTcgatctctctctctccctccctCGATCCGAATTAAGAATCATGTGAATGCTTAttgaatcttcttcttctaatgatTCATCTTTGATCTCTCCTAGGTTATTTTCGGATTAATTTGTCTTATCATAATGTCTTCTTGCTTGCAGCTTCAATCCCGTGCATTGCTAGTTAGGGCTAGCATTTCTGTACTAGGATCTAGTTGATTATTGAAGAATTCTATCCGTATTCGATCTTGATCATAACATAATCTCCTTTATCATGTGTTTTGTTGGTCTCTCTTTGGCAAAAGCAGAAGAAACAAGGTCAATTAGGGCTTGCAAAAGGAAGAAGATGGTGAAAATATCTACCTTCTTTGGAATGTCAGTGGGTGCCTTCTTCTTCTGGCAATCCATGCCTTAGttggaaaataaatattttgagactTAGATTTACGAGTTTGTGACGAGCGttatttttcaacaattttaGGCTGTCATTTGACATTATATGAAAAATGTAGATAATGctatattttgacattatatgAAATTCAATCTTGAAATCCGACAGATTCGATCAGGATCTCATTTCCATTTCAGAAGATCTTCAcactttttaatatatgtattttattttctttcacaaTGGTTTATTTGCCGTATTTAAACGACTATTCATTTCATCGAtcatctaaataatatatataaatcaaaatctatAGGAACCCACCACAACGCTTTATTTGAAACTGATATTTGTTACATTCATCTTTAACAGAAATCACAATTCAATAAGAAAATTGTCTAAAATTTCAACAATGATTTTGTAAGTTATTGGAACATACTATATCTGTAAGAGTATACATCTTTTTCCTGAAGACTGTACTCCTAAAAGAATGAAACTAATATACAAAAGAAGTTGTTTCCTTCCTCTCATGCTGGCTCTTCTGGCAACATCACATGCCTTGAGAGGTGCAAGCTCACCGGCTTGGGATGCAAAGAAGGATTCGTAACCGGGTGAATCAAATGCAAAACCTGTATGTTTAAATCCCTCTCGAGGAAGCCGTGCCATTGCAAATCTCCTCGAATCCTCTGGATTAAGCTAGGTAGTACCAACCTCCACCAACCCTATACTGCTactaatatatgttttatttgcaTGCATTTCCTGAACCATCTGGTGATCATAAGGGAAGGCCAAACTTAAAACACAGCCAAGGCCACTACAACTCTCCATTTGAAGAAGTATTTCTTATTCCTTCCTTGTACAATTGAGGGTACTGCTTTGAAAGAGATGCACTCACGTCCTATTATAAAACACAAACAATTTACTTTTCCGGTTCAcgattatacaaaataaatagaatCAGCCAGAGGCGAAGATATACCTTGTCAAAAAGTCCAAGAACTAAAACTGGTACTGAAGTGAAGATAACATTATACAAAGACTAGAACGTGAAGGTCATCGCAAAACGTGAAagccttcgcgaaacgtgaagtcaCGGAAATCAAATGAAGCAATATGAActaatatgaaccaatatgaagcaatatgaacaaatatgaaccaatatgaaccaatatgaagcaatataaacaataagaacagattaaattgatttagggttagagtttgattaagaacaacataaatcgtttgaaatgaagaatagacaataagaacataaattgatttagggtttttagAGGGAGATACttgaaacatgaacataaatcgatttgggttagggtttgaaatgaagatatggaaataagaacataaatctgtattataaacatcgattcagggataaggttttcttatctttgtagattcaGGGCATAGCCGTAGTCCCCTTAGTCGCCGTCGCCGAAGTTTTCGCCGCCACCAACGAACAAGaacagagagagaagagagagaaacgaaatgaaggaaatgaaaaaatttgagtatatatattcacactatTTCACTTCACAAAATGCAAAATCCCTTCACGTTACGCGAAAAAGGtaatttcgtctaaaaaaataaagtggtcatcaaatcaattttaattatctggtgaccacggaggcaaatGGCCCTTTTTtcagggtcatttcgtccaatttcccttGGTTAGAGTCAAtgtaaagtaaaaaaaaaatagtggtAGAGTacatattgttattattaaaaaggaaaatataaactataaaatatattatcattgaagatattttttaaacaattacaaCTTTAATTGTAGAAGAGTTTGGTAGAGTACCTTTATCCCTAAAGGTAGagtttttataagaatataacAATATGCTAAGatcgaatttaaatttattaaaaaatttgaattaaaatgaaTTCTCGATCACcctaattatatttcaaaactaCAACTTATAGTattgataaacatatttttaattctctAACATTTCACAAATCTTTGTTTGTTGAGCTTGAAACAAAGTCCCAAAAGCCCACTATATTATGtacaaaatacaaataaacaatttGATTCCTAAGATTTTGTACTTAATTTGTATAAAGATAGCAATAAATACATTACAAAGTGTTAGTCtagtgtttgattatataaatgtattggttaagaaaaaaaaaactacctTAAGCTTGAGAACTTTAGAAGAAATGACTTCAAATTACATTTTCAACCAACTGCCTCCTGCAATACTACTATCTTTGCCCTCAAGCTCAACTGTTTCTTCTCGTCTCCACTCGGCTCGATCAAATTGGACGCCAATTTTCCCCAGCTCTCGCTCAGAAAACGAGCCGAATGGCGCGACGCAGCTTCTTCGTGCCTTCTAAGCCACGCCTCACCCATTAGATCGCCTAGCTTCGTGCCACGACAATTCTCAAGAAGATGATCGTGCACTTTCATCGCGAAAAGATCTGACATGCTCCTTTCTTCGTAACACCCCGCCCATACTTCCATATTCTCCTCTAGAACACTTACCACCTTACGAATCTCGTCGTAGAAGATCCTCCCGTCGAAATTAGTTTGCCGGTTCCATCCATAATTTATCTCGAGAATTTGAATCATGGTCACTCGATAACTGTCTTCCAGTAGTTCGTTACAGTAATCTGTTACAAATGTTAACAACTTCGGAATGCTGCCatcaggaggaggaggagatttCCTCTGTAACTCCACTTGTATTGAAAGCTCCCAGAAGATTTTACAAGCAGCATCCACCACGTTCTTGACTAAATCCctagtttggtttcgaatttcaATGCAACGTTTCCCTACGAACAATAGGTTGAAGTTTGATCTTAAATTGTACAGAGTAGCGAAAACTTCGAGTAATTTCAGTAACTTGATCGCGTCCTTCTTTCCCTTCGTTAATCCGTAGGCgaatttgagaaatgattgtATTCTTCCTGAACTGAGAAAGATAACCGCAATGCAGTCCATAAAAAATTCATCATCGCCTTCTTTCTGGAATACATTAATGCAGACTCTGTACTCGACCTCGAATATATGATTGATTGCGAATTCCAAATCCTTGTTCCATCGATCAACTTTGTCTTCCACTGTATGAACACTGTCGAATTCAGATAACAAAGTTTCTAGATAATCCAGATTCAGAGCGTCCATTGCTGATTTCATCTTTGAACTTCGAACCTTGACGTAAATAGATTTACAATCTTCTAAGAGATCGTTTGCAGACATCCTCTCGATCATGAAATGCAGCTTCTCGATCACAAATTCCTGAATCGGAAATTCGTTCATCCGTAACAGAATTTCGAACTCTTCTTCCAATCTGTTTAGCGATCTGAATAGAACACCTCCATCGAGACGAGACAGTTTTTCAATTTCCTGCAAATGAATAAGTATTCTCAAACTTTTCTTTACATCTCCAATATACCGATAACTTccatcatcatcgtcatcatcatcgtctgTTTTTCTATTCTCCAGGAAATGAAGGATATCTTCAAGTCCATGAAGAACTAGTTTCGAATTACTAGTCAGAAATCTCAGAGCATCTTCTAACTGTTTGATAAGAGAGACGAAATCAAATAGGTTTTGATGTGGATTACGATCGTCGAGTGTTCGTTCTAGATCGCACACCATTTCATAGACTCTTACCACGGAAGATGCAGGTCCGATGGCGAATTCGAGCTGCTGCTTGATCGGAAGAAGAGAGAATGATCGAGCGACGGTTGTGATTCCGGCTTCAATTGACGGCAATCTTTGTTGAATCGCTTTCAGTTTTGAATCTGTTTGATGAATTGCAGAATTCAACATTATAGAACTTTCATGGCTGCTACGGAGAAGAGTTATGGCTTTGATAAGATTTTCCATCTCCGTTTGTTTGATTAGTGATGAATATTGAGAGGCAGTTAGATCACCGACCAGatgaaactatatatatatgcacGTCGCCCAATCAAACGGTTAATTTCGTGAGAAACTCATCAAATAAGTccttaaattatt is drawn from Impatiens glandulifera chromosome 3, dImpGla2.1, whole genome shotgun sequence and contains these coding sequences:
- the LOC124929974 gene encoding exocyst complex component EXO70I-like yields the protein MENLIKAITLLRSSHESSIMLNSAIHQTDSKLKAIQQRLPSIEAGITTVARSFSLLPIKQQLEFAIGPASSVVRVYEMVCDLERTLDDRNPHQNLFDFVSLIKQLEDALRFLTSNSKLVLHGLEDILHFLENRKTDDDDDDDDGSYRYIGDVKKSLRILIHLQEIEKLSRLDGGVLFRSLNRLEEEFEILLRMNEFPIQEFVIEKLHFMIERMSANDLLEDCKSIYVKVRSSKMKSAMDALNLDYLETLLSEFDSVHTVEDKVDRWNKDLEFAINHIFEVEYRVCINVFQKEGDDEFFMDCIAVIFLSSGRIQSFLKFAYGLTKGKKDAIKLLKLLEVFATLYNLRSNFNLLFVGKRCIEIRNQTRDLVKNVVDAACKIFWELSIQVELQRKSPPPPDGSIPKLLTFVTDYCNELLEDSYRVTMIQILEINYGWNRQTNFDGRIFYDEIRKVVSVLEENMEVWAGCYEERSMSDLFAMKVHDHLLENCRGTKLGDLMGEAWLRRHEEAASRHSARFLSESWGKLASNLIEPSGDEKKQLSLRAKIVVLQEAVG